Genomic segment of Dromiciops gliroides isolate mDroGli1 chromosome 3, mDroGli1.pri, whole genome shotgun sequence:
GTACTTTGAGCCCTTAGCTTTTGGGTCTATGAGAGTGGTCATTTTCATTGGTAGGCTATACGATGATCTCAGAGTGCGACTGCCTCTGCATGAATATGGGCAGCAAGCATTTGGAAATGCACCCCCCTTACTGTGCTGTCTCCTAAACTTGTGTCCAGGAAATGCAAACTCAGTTTCCTATGAGGCTGAAACGGCTCTACCTGGTTAGGAACAAAAGTGTGCAGAAATAGTTTCGTGGTCACCTTCCAGAGCCAGATATGAATGCTCTCTGAGCTATTCTTTTAGCTGCTGGCTCCACCTCGGAGCGGATGCTTAAGTATTGACTTTGAGATGTCTGCTCTTTGTTCTGCTCTTTATATGGTCAGCTTCAGTATTATCCCCAATGTCTTATGGACCAAAAGCTGCTACTCACCACTTGCttgacagtttgtatttttgccaTTTTATACCATGTGTCTTCAGTGGAATTCTGCCATATTATGTAACCACAGGCAACCCAGGCCAGGTGTCGGACCGGTTTCATTTCTGGAGAGACATTCCCAAAACTGTCTGTTGGAGGAAAACATTGAGGTGGTAAATGCAGTCATCATTATAGCAACGACATAATAGGGGCAAGCGGCTCACAAGTCGAGCTCCCTGGGTTCTGGGAAATGATCCTATCACCTGTAGAAAGGTAACAGTCCCCAAAGTTATGTGCAGAAAAACAGTGGCAAGCCACTGCCCAcccactcttttttgtttgtttgtttgttttgttttgtgaggcaattggggttaagtgacttgcccagggtcacatagctagtaagtgttaagtgtctgaggccgaatttgaactcaggtcctcctgactccagggccggtgctctatccatgcatcacctagctgcccctgcctaccCACTCTTAAGCTCCCCTTGTGGTTTGACTCAGTTAGCAAGCCTGCTGAGAGGGAGGGAGCCAGGGGCAGGGGGGGCAGGGGAGCATGGGGCCATGAGCAGTCAACTTAGCATCAGAAGACCCAGGATCGATCCCTGGCTGTAGGAACCTAGCTCTGCCTGCCAAGCCTTGGCGGCCTCATCCAGCCAATGGAGATGGTGCTAACTCGGCCTACGTCACCTCGCTCGTAGGGGGGGTTCTGTACAATGTTAATAGCTGCTGCCGTTTTTAAAGCAGGTCAAGGATAACTACTAAACCTTGGACACTCGAAAAGGTCTCTGTACCATTTTCACATGTACCTGGAATATTCTTTGCTTCCAGTGGTTCCTTCATGGATTTGAGTCTCTCATAAAATTTATTATCTTCCTCATCTGGGTTCTTCCCAATCTCCCCTTCAAATGTGAAGTCCACTTCTGGTGCAGTGTTTTGTCCAGCCGTTGGGTAAAATACTTGGGCTTGGCAGTTCACAGTAATTTgctgtttaaaatatatttgcacaAAGTTCAGATCTGTAGAATTCAGTAAAGGTCTTATTCTGGTGCTCTGGGTCAGAATTTAGAACAACTGTTGTCTTTTCATTGCTGTGGGCCTGGTTCTGTGATTAATCTGGGTGTCCATTAATCAGGGTGACATTTTGTGCCCCTGTGCCCTCTTCCAGAAGAACCATTTAAATATCCtgatatatatgtctatgtgtgtgtgtgaatgtatatacacatgcatacacacatatacatatatacgcatttatatttatataaacatgaaCATCCTGTGGAATCCTCTGAACATCCTGTGGAATCCTCGAACTCCATCTTGCATTGTAacaccaaatatttttaaatatgaataataacCATGTGCAGAACCAGATTTGAAAGGGAAATCACCCTGAGGCCCTTCCCTTCCAAAAGCAAAATGAGATGCTTGTGGTACCACAAGAAGGAAAACCAAACATTTAGGTTTCTccattattgttttattattggcTTCTGAAAGTACCTCATCTCTCATCTCTTAGGAGATGGCAGCAATGGATAAGACTGTTTTCAAGATGGTTGTCTAGCAACTTGGATGCCTTTTATTATAATTCTTATCTGACCCTGTATCTCTCTGGATCACGTTTAACATCTTGTGCCAAAGGCAAAACTTACATTCTGAGACTGCTTCATATCAGTCTTCATCAGGGCAATAGTCCAGACTTCTGTTTTCTTgccatattaatattaatatgtttTACTAAACCTGATTAATGTCTCACTATATTTGCTATTATGTTACCAAAGGATATTTGGCCATTTTATTACTCACAGATATCTGGAACTAGacattccctccccctcctccctaaCCCGTTATAAATCAGAACAGGGATAAGGAAAGcagtttgggaaaaaaaaaacaattataattGAAAAAGCAAGTTCCTCCAAGGTACATTAACCAAGCTGTTGACAGTTACAGTACGCACAAGATCAGCCTGACCATGGtcatatcttatttaaaatgGAACCTAAAGTGCCTGTTTTCCCATTGGGTCTTTGAGTAGACAGACCACAGAGCTTCTCCAATATGGCTAATATTTCAGTATTTCTTTAGGAAGCCAGGAGTTCATCTTGTCTTTAAAAACAGTGACCAAAACCTTATGTTCTATCCAAAGATTATGTTCGGTGTTACAACcgaattacatttaaaaatgaagtgTTGCCTACCTTCTGGATGATCTCTTCCACAGAAAATTTCAGGTGGTACTTATGTCCACTTCCTGGGATGTCCTGAATTTACGatgtagagagaagggaagagaagagtctTACTCTCCTCCGGTTTGGGAGGGGGGGAATCCATTCTAATTGTTTGGGGACCTGGTCCCCCAGGAAGCAGCAAAGGTGTGTTTCTGTATATAACACCCATTGTTGGAGCAGGAGTGGTGCTCAAGCCTGGCATTtcagaatgaaaacaaaacagaccTAACTGTGCATGGGAGAGAGAGTGTCTGTTGCATGCATAAGGGGCAACCCACAGTTTCATTTTTCGGATGATTCTCACAGCTCTAGCTCAGAGCTTGCCAAGTAAGAAGCCTGCAAAGGCAGTTTGTTTTCCCAGGGGCCAATGAGGACACTGAGCTGTTGTCCAGCTTCTTCCCCCTTAGCCTGATGGATGTGGCTCAAATACTCTCCAGTGCAGGCCAGATTGCACGCGAACTGGAGACTTAGCCAGGGAGACTTTGGGGAGGCCAGTGGGGTTCCTCAGCAGCCCTTTCTGGAATAGGTAGGGAGAGAGGCATCTGGAAGGGGGCACCTTGGCAGCCGAAGCTAGCCTCGGTTGTGTGGCCCGATCCAGTGTGGGAGCTGACTCTGGCTACTCCTCAGCCAGACGTCTGTCACAGACGTTTTCAGGACCACGGCCTGGCGGTCAGATACCCAAGGCGCCTCGGGGGCCGGCCCATCTTTTATAGCCGTGAGACAGACCGGCCGGGAGGGCTTGGGCTTCCAGTTCGTGTTGGGTCCCCCcgtctgctcccccccccccaattggtGACACCTCTTCAGACGTGGGGCGTTTCTCATTGCATTGTGTGGCCCCCTCCTGCACCCCAGGTCTGGCTTCCTGCCTCTTCGTTCTGACGAAGGCTTTTGGCTGCCCACCCGCCCCTGGctgcccaccccccctccccccacctgctGCTGGTTTCGAGGCATTGCCCCCGGCTAGAATAAAAGCTCCAATGAATTCACTTGGAGATCTGGGCCCTGGGGAGCCTCGgcgatgggaaggagggagggaggggagccgAAGGGATCTCCTGGGGCTGGGCGGGCGGCGGGCGGACACTCACCTCCAGGCTGGCCTGCGTGACCGTCTGAACCAGGAACACCTTGTGCGGGGTCCCCTGCTGGTAGTTGATGCAGTTCTCCGCAACCGAGGCCGCCCGGGCCGCGGGGAAGTGGGTCGGGGGGATCTCCATCCCTGGCTGGGGGCAGCGGCTGCCGGGGCTCAACTGGGGCTCCGGGCGCACTGACAGCTCGGTGGGGAGAGGACGTGGAGACGCGGAAAAAGAGCCAGCCACTGGCGGGCTGGGCGGCGTGGGCGTGGGCtcacctt
This window contains:
- the LXN gene encoding latexin yields the protein MEIPPTHFPAARAASVAENCINYQQGTPHKVFLVQTVTQASLEDIPGSGHKYHLKFSVEEIIQKQITVNCQAQVFYPTAGQNTAPEVDFTFEGEIGKNPDEEDNKFYERLKSMKEPLEAKNIPDSFGNVSPEMKPVRHLAWVACGYIIWQNSTEDTWYKMAKIQTVKQVKRNDDFIELDYTILLHDIASQEMIPWQMQVLWHPQYGVKVKHNSRQPKQAQLE